The following proteins are encoded in a genomic region of Terriglobia bacterium:
- the galT gene encoding galactose-1-phosphate uridylyltransferase codes for MPELRHDPIQKRWVIIASERGRRPDDFPRPELGTAGGFCPFCAGNESKTPPEIAAIRYDGRGPNSPGWQVRVVPNKFPALRIEGELDRKGIGIHDRMNGVGAHEVIIETPRHDLSLADMPVEDLKKVIWMYRERLIDLLRDFRFKYILIFKNYGAAAGASLPHPHTQIIATPVTPLTIAQELSSARDHYRYKERCIFCDVIEQEVESGERIVISNDRFVALAPYASRFPFELFLAPRYHYHSFAEISDGMIHDLALALKEVLSRIKKCLNDPPYNFLIHTIPNVRVMPKRTAYWDTIAVDYHWHIEIMPRLTRIAGFEWGTGFYINPTAPEEAAKYLREVEL; via the coding sequence ATGCCTGAACTACGACACGATCCGATACAGAAACGGTGGGTCATCATCGCCTCCGAACGCGGCCGCCGACCCGACGATTTCCCGCGGCCGGAATTGGGCACAGCGGGCGGATTTTGTCCCTTCTGCGCGGGCAACGAGAGCAAGACGCCTCCGGAGATCGCAGCGATACGCTACGACGGACGGGGGCCGAATTCCCCAGGCTGGCAGGTGCGCGTAGTCCCCAACAAGTTTCCCGCGCTGCGCATCGAAGGCGAGCTGGATCGCAAAGGCATCGGCATCCACGACCGGATGAACGGGGTGGGCGCGCACGAAGTCATCATCGAGACTCCACGCCACGACCTGAGCCTGGCTGACATGCCGGTCGAGGATCTCAAGAAAGTGATCTGGATGTATCGCGAGCGTCTGATCGATTTGCTGCGTGATTTCCGCTTCAAGTACATCCTGATTTTCAAGAATTACGGGGCGGCCGCAGGAGCTTCCCTCCCGCACCCGCACACCCAGATCATTGCCACTCCCGTTACGCCTCTCACTATAGCGCAGGAGTTGTCCTCGGCAAGAGACCACTACCGTTATAAGGAGCGTTGCATCTTCTGCGATGTCATCGAGCAGGAGGTGGAGTCCGGGGAGCGCATCGTCATATCGAACGATCGTTTCGTCGCCCTCGCGCCCTACGCCTCGCGCTTCCCCTTCGAGCTTTTCTTGGCGCCACGGTACCACTACCACAGCTTTGCCGAAATCAGCGACGGCATGATCCATGACTTGGCGCTTGCGCTCAAGGAAGTGCTGTCGAGAATCAAGAAATGCCTGAACGACCCACCCTACAATTTTTTGATACATACCATTCCCAACGTGAGGGTGATGCCCAAGCGTACCGCTTATTGGGACACCATCGCGGTCGACTACCACTGGCACATCGAAATCATGCCTCGCCTTACCCGCATCGCCGGTTTTGAGTGGGGTACCGGTTTCTACATCAACCCCACGGCGCCGGAAGAAGCGGCCAAATACCTCCGGGAAGTAGAGCTATAA
- the glgP gene encoding alpha-glucan family phosphorylase: protein MGKVSLPPDEIISLITRLKRLAGNLWWTWNQDCQDIFHGLSPRGWQNLYHNAVAVLHEVSDYELGVRLQDPRFAAQVRGALKSFEAYLNDTNTWGLRHAPALQKHPVAYFTAEFGFHETLPIAAGGLGILAGDHARSASDLGIGFVGVSLYYREGYFQQAINHDNWQTEYYTLLNPKILPVEPVLKADGTPLTCYADIDLSRVCFQAWRVNVGRCQVYLLDCDRPENEQRYRDLTLHVYGGDNTTRIMQELLLGIGGVRLLRALGVQPLVYHINEGHVAFLAAELMREKIAQGASFAQALEATRTECHFTTHTPVAAGHDRFSPELVRYAFHRILPQMTSSPAEFLALGRIHPGDANETFCMTVLALRASRTANAVSELHGQVSRKMWHSLYPDRTVDEVPIGHITNGIHLLGWMKGPVRSFWKRKLGARWAREIHTQAFWEKMLDPEFVSDEELWSLRYMLRRALIEYARRRSPHMGAHRSQPEFIHLDPLLNPDALTIGFARRFATYKRAPLVFQKFEDIARMATDRERPIQFIFAGKAHLMDHEGKRYIQHILPQP, encoded by the coding sequence ATGGGCAAGGTCAGTCTTCCGCCGGATGAAATCATCTCGCTGATCACAAGGCTCAAACGTCTGGCGGGCAACCTCTGGTGGACGTGGAACCAGGATTGCCAGGATATTTTCCACGGTCTCTCACCGCGCGGGTGGCAGAACCTCTATCACAATGCGGTCGCGGTCCTTCACGAGGTATCGGATTATGAACTGGGAGTGCGCCTGCAGGATCCAAGGTTCGCTGCCCAGGTGCGCGGGGCGCTCAAATCCTTCGAGGCTTACTTGAACGACACCAACACGTGGGGTTTGCGGCACGCGCCCGCATTGCAGAAGCATCCGGTGGCGTATTTCACGGCCGAGTTCGGCTTTCACGAGACTCTGCCCATTGCCGCGGGCGGCCTGGGCATCCTGGCCGGGGACCACGCCCGCTCGGCCAGTGACCTCGGAATCGGCTTTGTGGGTGTCAGCCTGTACTATCGCGAGGGCTATTTCCAGCAGGCGATCAACCACGATAACTGGCAAACCGAGTACTATACTCTGCTGAATCCCAAGATCCTGCCGGTCGAGCCGGTCCTGAAAGCCGACGGCACCCCGCTTACCTGCTATGCGGACATCGACCTCAGCCGCGTCTGCTTCCAGGCCTGGCGTGTCAATGTCGGCCGTTGCCAGGTCTACCTGCTGGACTGCGATCGCCCTGAAAACGAGCAGCGCTACCGCGACCTGACGCTTCACGTGTACGGAGGCGACAACACGACCCGCATCATGCAGGAGCTGCTTCTCGGCATCGGCGGCGTGCGCCTCCTGCGCGCTCTCGGCGTCCAGCCGTTGGTGTATCACATCAACGAGGGGCACGTGGCCTTCCTGGCCGCCGAGCTGATGAGAGAGAAGATCGCCCAAGGTGCTTCCTTCGCCCAGGCCCTGGAGGCGACCAGGACTGAATGCCACTTCACCACTCACACACCGGTGGCGGCCGGACACGACCGTTTTTCGCCGGAACTGGTGCGTTATGCGTTCCACCGAATCCTGCCTCAAATGACCTCGTCCCCGGCGGAATTCCTGGCCCTGGGCCGGATTCATCCGGGGGATGCGAACGAGACCTTTTGCATGACCGTCCTGGCCCTGAGGGCTTCCCGCACCGCAAACGCGGTCAGCGAACTCCACGGGCAGGTGAGCAGAAAGATGTGGCACTCGCTCTATCCCGACCGCACCGTGGACGAAGTGCCGATCGGCCACATCACAAACGGCATCCACTTGCTGGGCTGGATGAAGGGGCCGGTGCGCAGCTTCTGGAAGCGCAAGCTCGGCGCGCGCTGGGCCCGTGAGATTCACACCCAGGCGTTCTGGGAGAAAATGCTCGATCCGGAGTTTGTGTCCGACGAAGAGCTTTGGTCGCTCCGCTACATGCTGCGCCGGGCTCTGATCGAGTACGCGCGGCGCCGCTCTCCGCACATGGGAGCGCACCGGTCGCAACCCGAGTTTATCCACCTCGATCCGCTGTTGAATCCCGACGCCCTGACGATCGGCTTCGCGAGGCGTTTCGCGACCTATAAACGCGCCCCGCTGGTTTTTCAGAAATTCGAGGACATCGCAAGAATGGCCACCGATCGCGAACGTCCCATCCAGTTCATCTTCGCCGGCAAGGCGCACCTGATGGATCACGAGGGCAAGCGCTACATCCAGCACATCCTTCCGCAACCATAA
- a CDS encoding glycoside hydrolase, translated as MAKKPLCIAFLWHMHQPDYGNEETGEIYLPWTRFHAVKDYYDMGALAAQVPGIHITINVVPSMMDQLEAYAQGSARETYAALTLRKATELDEREKSFLLRSFFQLPWKQMILPYPRYKELLDRRGSPDAQGEYSAALKRYSSQDYRDLQVWFNLSWCGNELRRDPAIAAMLHKGRDFTEEEKVHLLDLQAAFIGRILPLYRKLLEEHGVEISVSPYYHPILPLLFDSRSAREATPDITLPANQFSCPADAREHVARAQGRFREVFGQAPRGMWPSEGSISDAASALAQEAGLRWLASDEGVLLNSLRKSGHGGGALTPEQRCCVWSRAGGPALFFRDHALSDLIGFTYGRWNTDEAVGDFLQRLRLIHDALPDDGRHYVVPVILDGENAWEHYPRNGAEFLALLYRRMMEADFLRTVTFSEFLDLEAHREPLDTIAAGSWIYSCLTTWIGHPEKNAAWDALTAARQAFARLEREITDTRQRDRALQEVMIAEGSDWFWWYGDDHQTENAVEFDTLFRSHLKNIYRLLGQACPAGLDVPIKKADVRTQYRNPVHTMTPQLDGKVTDYFEWLAAGFATPAGGGAMHQVVRHLEKVYFGFDAARFYMRLDFTGGLQKLPPQVSVRLHFMAPKECRMVVDRSAERWDCSEFRSPVADQAPTVAGAKILEIGIPLKALGVAEPDEIRFFIALFEKDRELERFPSTGLLVVPVDPWRLDEQEWIV; from the coding sequence ATGGCGAAGAAGCCGCTGTGTATCGCTTTTCTCTGGCACATGCACCAGCCGGATTACGGCAATGAGGAGACCGGCGAGATCTATCTGCCCTGGACGAGGTTCCACGCCGTCAAGGATTACTACGACATGGGCGCTCTGGCGGCCCAGGTTCCGGGCATACACATCACCATTAATGTCGTGCCCTCCATGATGGATCAGCTCGAAGCCTACGCTCAGGGCTCAGCGCGGGAAACCTATGCAGCGCTCACGCTCCGCAAGGCCACGGAGCTCGATGAGCGAGAAAAGTCCTTTCTGCTCCGGAGTTTCTTTCAGCTCCCCTGGAAGCAGATGATTCTCCCCTATCCGCGCTACAAGGAGCTCCTCGATCGGCGCGGCTCGCCTGACGCCCAGGGCGAATACAGTGCCGCTCTGAAGCGCTACTCGAGCCAGGATTACCGCGATTTGCAGGTCTGGTTCAACCTCAGCTGGTGCGGCAATGAGTTGAGGCGCGATCCCGCAATCGCTGCGATGCTCCACAAGGGAAGGGACTTCACGGAGGAGGAGAAGGTGCACTTGCTGGACCTTCAGGCCGCCTTCATCGGCCGGATTCTTCCCCTCTATCGGAAGCTCCTTGAAGAGCACGGCGTGGAGATCTCCGTGTCTCCCTATTATCACCCGATTCTGCCGCTGCTGTTCGACAGCCGTTCGGCGCGCGAGGCCACACCCGACATCACACTGCCGGCCAACCAGTTCTCCTGCCCGGCGGATGCGCGCGAGCACGTGGCGCGCGCGCAGGGTCGTTTCCGGGAGGTTTTTGGGCAGGCGCCCCGGGGCATGTGGCCGTCCGAGGGATCCATCAGCGACGCAGCATCCGCGTTAGCTCAGGAAGCAGGGCTGCGCTGGCTGGCATCCGACGAAGGCGTGCTGCTGAATTCATTGAGGAAGTCGGGACACGGCGGCGGAGCGCTCACGCCGGAACAAAGGTGTTGTGTCTGGAGCCGCGCCGGGGGGCCGGCCCTCTTCTTCCGCGATCACGCCCTTTCGGACCTGATCGGATTCACCTACGGGCGCTGGAACACCGACGAGGCCGTCGGCGACTTCCTGCAGCGGCTGCGCTTGATCCACGACGCACTGCCGGATGATGGGCGCCATTACGTGGTGCCGGTGATCCTCGACGGAGAGAATGCGTGGGAGCATTACCCCCGAAATGGGGCGGAGTTCCTCGCGCTGCTCTACCGCAGGATGATGGAAGCCGACTTTCTGCGCACGGTGACCTTCTCCGAGTTTCTCGACCTGGAGGCACACCGGGAGCCGCTCGATACCATTGCCGCCGGCAGCTGGATTTACAGCTGCCTTACCACCTGGATCGGCCATCCGGAGAAGAACGCGGCGTGGGATGCCCTCACGGCTGCCCGCCAGGCGTTCGCGCGCCTTGAGCGCGAAATCACGGACACGCGGCAACGGGACAGGGCCCTCCAGGAAGTGATGATTGCCGAAGGGAGCGACTGGTTCTGGTGGTACGGCGACGACCACCAGACGGAGAACGCCGTCGAGTTCGACACCCTCTTCCGCAGCCATCTCAAAAACATCTATCGGCTGCTCGGTCAAGCCTGTCCCGCAGGGCTGGATGTTCCCATCAAGAAGGCGGATGTCCGGACGCAGTACCGGAATCCCGTTCACACCATGACGCCCCAATTGGATGGCAAGGTGACCGACTACTTCGAATGGCTGGCGGCCGGTTTTGCCACTCCTGCCGGCGGCGGAGCGATGCACCAGGTAGTGCGCCATCTGGAAAAGGTCTATTTCGGCTTCGACGCCGCTCGATTCTACATGCGCCTGGACTTCACAGGCGGGCTGCAAAAACTGCCGCCCCAGGTGTCGGTGCGACTGCACTTCATGGCGCCTAAGGAATGCCGGATGGTGGTGGATCGGTCCGCCGAGCGCTGGGACTGCAGCGAGTTCAGGTCTCCCGTCGCGGATCAGGCACCCACGGTGGCCGGCGCCAAAATTCTGGAGATCGGCATCCCGCTCAAGGCTCTCGGCGTCGCGGAGCCGGATGAAATCCGGTTCTTCATCGCGCTTTTCGAAAAGGACCGGGAGCTGGAGAGGTTTCCGTCCACGGGCCTCCTGGTCGTGCCGGTCGATCCCTGGCGCCTGGATGAACAGGAGTGGATAGTATAG
- the glgA gene encoding glycogen synthase GlgA — MAKQDRRHIVTFSAEAAPYIKVGGLADVVGALPKMLEKLGAQVTVVLPAYQVIAREQFGIHPSATVPPFDILVGSDAVRVEVAQTAMPGTGVEVFFLGGGGYFSRAGVYDDPVTKEGYPDNMQRLAFYAKAGLELLLRLGQPVDVVHCHDSQTALIPGLLRTVHLNDPFYRQTGCLFTIHNLAYQGLYPKEALRWARIDPRHFSTPSPFEFWGKVNFMKIGIETADLVNTVSETYAKEIQSGPEYGSGLEGVLKMRAKDLYGIVNGIDYDEWNPETDPLIAARYSTQDLSGKARCKAALLQAMRLPQQKGRVPLIGIISRLADQKGFDLIGDAIEEIAAADLQMVVLGTGQIKYHELFENISSRYPRKIAVKLGFDNQLAHQIEAGADMFLMPSKYEPCGLNQLYSLRYGTVPIVRSTGGLADTITDYNLQSDSGTGFVFRDYTAAEMMTTIERALVVFADSERWRRLVVRDMLQRWSWEESARKYMQLYEKIYRRRHA; from the coding sequence ATGGCAAAACAGGATCGCAGGCACATTGTAACCTTCTCTGCTGAAGCTGCGCCTTACATCAAGGTGGGAGGGCTGGCAGATGTGGTCGGCGCTCTGCCAAAAATGCTCGAGAAACTAGGCGCGCAGGTTACCGTAGTCCTGCCCGCGTATCAGGTAATTGCCCGCGAGCAGTTCGGCATCCATCCCAGCGCCACCGTCCCCCCGTTCGACATCCTCGTGGGATCAGACGCCGTGCGCGTCGAGGTTGCCCAAACAGCCATGCCCGGAACAGGTGTGGAAGTGTTCTTTCTGGGCGGAGGAGGATATTTTTCGCGCGCAGGCGTTTATGACGACCCGGTGACCAAGGAAGGATATCCGGACAACATGCAGCGCCTTGCTTTCTACGCCAAGGCGGGCCTCGAACTGCTGCTCAGACTGGGACAGCCCGTGGACGTGGTCCATTGTCACGATTCGCAGACCGCGCTCATTCCAGGGTTGCTACGCACAGTGCATCTGAATGACCCTTTTTATCGCCAGACGGGGTGCCTCTTCACGATTCACAATCTGGCTTACCAGGGCCTGTACCCCAAAGAAGCCCTGCGCTGGGCAAGGATCGATCCCAGGCATTTTTCCACTCCTTCCCCTTTCGAGTTCTGGGGCAAGGTGAACTTCATGAAGATTGGCATCGAGACCGCCGACCTTGTGAATACCGTGAGTGAGACCTATGCGAAGGAGATCCAGTCCGGTCCCGAATACGGTTCTGGCTTGGAAGGGGTCCTGAAAATGAGGGCGAAGGATCTGTACGGAATCGTCAACGGCATCGATTATGACGAGTGGAACCCGGAGACTGACCCGCTGATCGCGGCGCGTTATTCCACTCAGGATCTCTCGGGCAAAGCCAGGTGCAAGGCCGCCCTGTTGCAGGCCATGAGGCTCCCTCAGCAAAAGGGGAGAGTTCCCCTGATCGGGATCATCTCGCGGCTGGCCGACCAGAAAGGCTTTGATCTGATCGGGGATGCCATCGAAGAAATCGCGGCTGCGGACCTGCAGATGGTCGTACTCGGAACCGGCCAGATCAAATACCATGAGCTGTTCGAGAACATCTCCTCCCGCTATCCGCGAAAAATCGCAGTCAAACTCGGGTTCGACAACCAGTTGGCCCATCAGATCGAGGCGGGCGCCGACATGTTCCTGATGCCTTCCAAGTACGAGCCCTGCGGGCTGAACCAGCTTTACAGCTTGCGTTACGGGACGGTCCCGATCGTGAGGTCTACCGGCGGGCTTGCCGACACGATCACGGATTACAATCTCCAGAGTGACAGCGGGACCGGGTTTGTTTTCAGGGATTACACCGCAGCGGAGATGATGACCACGATCGAGCGCGCACTCGTCGTCTTTGCAGATTCGGAGCGCTGGCGCCGACTCGTGGTGCGTGACATGCTGCAGCGCTGGTCCTGGGAGGAATCGGCGCGCAAGTACATGCAACTGTATGAGAAGATTTATCGGAGAAGACACGCCTGA